CGACAGGGAAAAGAATACCTGTCAGCTGGAAGACTGCATGCAACTGCAGTTCTTCATCTAATCTACCAAACGGTATTGAGCAGATATCTTGAAGAGACCGAACCTGATTTCTTCACCCGACTGACAACGCTGGTTTCCAAAAACCATGCAACCCAGGATGTGCTGGCATTCTATGTAAAGGAATTCCCATCCCCTTTACTCATCGAGCAGGAGCCGCCCCTTACTTTTTACATGGAAGAATCCCTACGGGGTTACTTTGTGCACCAGGTAATGATAGAAAACCCCGCACTGGTAAAAGCGGCAAAGCCTTTTATCAGTCCTGAAGGTCTCTCGTTCCCCCGTGCATCCCAGGCCCTGACGGCCCTTCTTGGCGGTTATTCCCAAGGGGCTGCCCAGATGACTAACAGCGAAGAGGATATTTTCTCTTTTTTGACCCATCCTGCGAAACTCTATCCGGATTCGCTCACTGAACAGATCCAATTCATTTCAGAAACCTGGGGTGATTTCCTACCCTTCGAAATGACACAATTGCTTTTAAGGTCCATCGATTACGTACAGGAAGAGGATAAACCCCATTTCTTCCCAGGGCAGGACGCTGGAGGGAAAGGCACTACAGAAGTTCCCGACTATAGCATCATCATGGAGGAATACGAGGCTTTCTCCGCTGACCGGAACTGGATGCCGAATGTTGTCATGATTGCAAAAAGCTCGCTGGTTTGGCTCGACCAGCTATCCAAGTCGTATGGGTACCCAATTACTACCCTATCAGACATACCCGACCAGGAACTGGACCGGTTGCACCAGCAAGGATTCACGGCCTTGTGGCTGATCGGTCTCTGGGAGCGTAGCAATGCGTCCAAGAAAATCAAGAACCTTTGCGGAAACCCTGAGGCTGAGGCTTCAGCCTATTCCTTGAAAAACTATGAAATAGCCAACGCCATTGGGGGATGGCCTGCATTGGAAAACCTACGTCAGCGTTGTGCCGAGCGAAACCTCAGGCTTGCAAGTGACATGGTTCCCAACCATTGCGGTATCGATGGGGACTGGGTCTTTGAACACAGCGAATATTTCATTCAGCAAGATACCGCTCCCTTCCCTTCGTATACCTATAATGGGCCCAACCTTTCAGATAATGACCACATCGAGATCAAACTCGAAGACCATTACTATGATCGTACCGATGCTGCCGTGACGTTCCGCAGAAAAGACCTGCAAACAGGAAAAACCAGCTATATCTACCATGGTAATGACGGGACTTCGATGCCTTGGAATGACACTGCACAGCTCGATTACCTTAATGCTGAAACCAGAGAGGCTGTCTACCAACAAATCAAGCATGTAGCAAAAAACTTTCAGATCATTCGTTTCGATGCTGCCATGACCCTTGCAAAGAAGCATATACAGAGACTCTGGTACCCAACCCCTGGAAACGGCGGAGATATTGCAGGAAGGGCGAACTTTGGGCTTAGCGACAGAGAGTTCAATGAAAGGATTCCCCACGAATTCTGGCGAGAAGTCGTTGACAGATTGAGTGAAGAGCTCCCGGATACCTTGCTTTTAGCTGAGGCCTTCTGGATGATGGAAGGTTATTTTGTAAGAACCCTGGGAATGCATAGGGTCTACAACAGCGCATTTATGAATATGCTCAAGAACCAGGAAAACCAGAAATACAGGGAAACTATCAAAAATACCATTTCCTTTGAACCGGAAATACTGAAACGCTTCGTAAATTTCATGAACAACCCTGATGAAGATACTGCCATTGCCCAGTTCGGGGATGGAGATAAGTACTTCGGGGTATGTACGTTGTTGTCAACGATGCCAGGCCTTCCCATGTATGGCCATGGCCAAATCGAAGGCTACAAAGAAAAATATGGGATGGAATACCGCAGGGCCTATTGGGACGAGAAACCCAACCAGAACCTCATTGAAGAACATAGACGGAGAATTTTTCCTCTCTTGAAAAAGCGCTACCTGTTCAGCGGTATCGACTATTTCCAGTTATTTGACCTAGTCGACAATTCAAAAGTCCAGGAATCGGCCTTCTGCTATATCAACGGTACGGAAAACGAACGTGCAGTCGTGCTATTCAACAACCAATATGAAGCTGTCGAGGGGTGGATAAAAACCTCTTCCCCCAAAATGGTGAAACATAACAACGGGGAAAAATATACCGAAGAGGTTTCACTTGCTGAAGCTGTAGGGTTGACCGTTGGGGGACGGAGATATGTTTTATATGAATCCTTCCCAGAAAAACTCACCTACCTGAGACCCTCCCTAAGGGTTTTTGACGAGGGAGCACAGATTCATCTCAATGGCTACGAGGTCAAGATTTTCCTGCATATCAGGGAAGTGGAGGATATCGATGGAACCTACGGGGAACTCTATGCCTTGCTTGACGGAAAAGGAATCGCAAATATTGAACAGGAAATTCTGGCTCTTCGCCTGAGACCTGTTTTCAAAGTCATGGAACCTTTGCATAGCGAACAATTTTCAAAACTTTTGGTTGCCAGCATCCAAGGCAAAGCAACCCCCCAGCATGAAAGAAAGTTGATATTGACCCTTGCCGAGGTCTATACCCATCTCAATGCAATCGTTGAGACGCTGCATCCTTCCGCAATAAAGGCTCTGCCCTGTCTTCCCCTGGAAATAAACCCCTCACAAATGCTTGCAGAAATCCAACGGTTCACTACTCTCTTCAAGAAAGGGATCGAAAGTTCCTATTTTTGCCAGGGAGCCGCTATCATGGACGAGTTTCCGACGATTATGGCTGCATCGATGTTTCTCAAACCCTTCATTAAAGAAACTGACAGCATAGCTGATGCAATGAAAGCCAGCGACCAGCTGTTACTGCAGAGATTTTTCTCTGATTTCTTATCTGAGGCTGGATTTAGGGATTCACAGGCAAGAAAAGCCTGTCATAGTGCCGCAATCCTTGCCTCTGCAAGCTACGTTATCGCAGACACGGAAAACGACCCGAAAAAAATACTAGGGATATTACTGGAAGACGAAGCACTGAGAACGTACGCGAATTGCAATGAGTACCAAGGAATAACCTGGTACAAGAAGGAGGCAATGCAAGAGATTATTTTTCTAACGGCCCTGTCAATGCAGGTACTCAAAGGGAAAAAGGATACTTCAGCTTTTGTTCGGGTATTGACTGAAGCAGAAACCTCTGCCGAATACCAGCTCAACAAGTTGCTCAGTTAAGGTCCGATCAATCTGTGTTTATCCTCTTTGGCCTATGTTTGATTGACTTGACGCTACTGATAAGATACTCTTGGTAACTATGAAGACGTGGATAACTTATCTGGCTGCAACTGCCTTGGGGTTGGCTGCAACACTATTATTCGGGGATATGGAGACATTCAGGCAAGCGATGTATACCATCACTGCCCTTTTTGTTCAGGTTGGTGGATTCGTTTTGATTCCACTGGTTTTTTTTGGATTCTCATCAGGAATCGCTTCCTTGCGAAAAGATGCAAAGGGGGCGGTATTTGCCCGAACGTCCATACTTTGGAGTATTATCTCTACTCTCTTGCTTGCAATCTGCGGGGCTTTGGCATTTAGGCTTTTCCCTGTATCCTTCCCTGCAAGCAGCACAGCAGGTACCGATCCATCGGTAATAAAAACGGTAGCTAGCCAATCAATCTCGACGCTTTTCAATTCCATGCTTCCGGTCAACCCTTTCTATTCCCTGTCTTCTGCAGAAAGCTTCCTTCTTCCCGTCCTCGTGATCGCATGCATCTTTGGCTATTTTTTGAAGCCAAACGTTGAAGTTATCAGGCCAGCCTACGTAACCATGAATTCCCTCAGTGAAACAATGTTCCGTCTTGCCAGGTCCTATGCAATGATTGGCCATTTCTTCATCTTTTTCGCTTCTTCCTACTGGTTCTCCCGATTGCAGGCAGAAGGTACCATTTTTGTTTCTGCAAAATTTCTCCTGCTTCTGATGATTGCCACAGTAATCGTTGTCTTGGGGATATTGCCACTTCTCTTTTCCTTATTGACGAAATTCAAGGTTAATCCCTACAGATTGATATACCGGATGCTTTCACCTGCAATAGCGGCACTCTTTACCGGAAGCATTTTCTTTACCAGCCCCATGACCATCTCTCTTTCAAGGCATAACCTAGGGTGTCAGAAACGAGTCAGTGCCACGGCAGTCCCCTTGTATACACTTATTGGACGGGGAGGGTCGGCTATGGTCGCAA
The sequence above is a segment of the Sphaerochaeta pleomorpha str. Grapes genome. Coding sequences within it:
- a CDS encoding alpha-amylase family glycosyl hydrolase, which codes for MIARDLRISIRTRTEMDFFLALFPSNSGLDGLYKQASELAHTYNSMVHKRQGKEYLSAGRLHATAVLHLIYQTVLSRYLEETEPDFFTRLTTLVSKNHATQDVLAFYVKEFPSPLLIEQEPPLTFYMEESLRGYFVHQVMIENPALVKAAKPFISPEGLSFPRASQALTALLGGYSQGAAQMTNSEEDIFSFLTHPAKLYPDSLTEQIQFISETWGDFLPFEMTQLLLRSIDYVQEEDKPHFFPGQDAGGKGTTEVPDYSIIMEEYEAFSADRNWMPNVVMIAKSSLVWLDQLSKSYGYPITTLSDIPDQELDRLHQQGFTALWLIGLWERSNASKKIKNLCGNPEAEASAYSLKNYEIANAIGGWPALENLRQRCAERNLRLASDMVPNHCGIDGDWVFEHSEYFIQQDTAPFPSYTYNGPNLSDNDHIEIKLEDHYYDRTDAAVTFRRKDLQTGKTSYIYHGNDGTSMPWNDTAQLDYLNAETREAVYQQIKHVAKNFQIIRFDAAMTLAKKHIQRLWYPTPGNGGDIAGRANFGLSDREFNERIPHEFWREVVDRLSEELPDTLLLAEAFWMMEGYFVRTLGMHRVYNSAFMNMLKNQENQKYRETIKNTISFEPEILKRFVNFMNNPDEDTAIAQFGDGDKYFGVCTLLSTMPGLPMYGHGQIEGYKEKYGMEYRRAYWDEKPNQNLIEEHRRRIFPLLKKRYLFSGIDYFQLFDLVDNSKVQESAFCYINGTENERAVVLFNNQYEAVEGWIKTSSPKMVKHNNGEKYTEEVSLAEAVGLTVGGRRYVLYESFPEKLTYLRPSLRVFDEGAQIHLNGYEVKIFLHIREVEDIDGTYGELYALLDGKGIANIEQEILALRLRPVFKVMEPLHSEQFSKLLVASIQGKATPQHERKLILTLAEVYTHLNAIVETLHPSAIKALPCLPLEINPSQMLAEIQRFTTLFKKGIESSYFCQGAAIMDEFPTIMAASMFLKPFIKETDSIADAMKASDQLLLQRFFSDFLSEAGFRDSQARKACHSAAILASASYVIADTENDPKKILGILLEDEALRTYANCNEYQGITWYKKEAMQEIIFLTALSMQVLKGKKDTSAFVRVLTEAETSAEYQLNKLLS
- a CDS encoding cation:dicarboxylate symporter family transporter, producing MKTWITYLAATALGLAATLLFGDMETFRQAMYTITALFVQVGGFVLIPLVFFGFSSGIASLRKDAKGAVFARTSILWSIISTLLLAICGALAFRLFPVSFPASSTAGTDPSVIKTVASQSISTLFNSMLPVNPFYSLSSAESFLLPVLVIACIFGYFLKPNVEVIRPAYVTMNSLSETMFRLARSYAMIGHFFIFFASSYWFSRLQAEGTIFVSAKFLLLLMIATVIVVLGILPLLFSLLTKFKVNPYRLIYRMLSPAIAALFTGSIFFTSPMTISLSRHNLGCQKRVSATAVPLYTLIGRGGSAMVATASISSLLYAALGTIPTGKVLLFVALCCAGVSYASSLYLGYEVFFIAIIALKWLKIDLYGAEMTLIGIMPLLNGIGVLIDSFVAALGTSYTCQRMGTRVETAYPDII